In one Vibrio rarus genomic region, the following are encoded:
- a CDS encoding TrkH family potassium uptake protein, with amino-acid sequence MIPRIHQSRVYALGAEKKGQQGGEPRIIVASFLMILFPAAILLTLPVFSVSGLSMTDALFTATSAISVTGLGVVDTGQHFTLSGQILLMLLMQIGGLGQMTLSAVLLYMFGVRLSLQQQALAREALGQDRRINLKKLVKKIIIFALAAEFVGFLVLSYRWVPDMGWSSGMYYALFHSISAFNNAGFSLFSDSMVHFVGDPIVISSLAALFILGGLGFTVVGDVSINLHRGFRHLQLHSKIMLIGTPILLLVGTVMFWLLERQNMATLGHLSTSQQWLAAFFQSATARTAGFNSIDLSELSSAAMLFMMLLMLIGAGSTSTGGGIKVSTFVVAAMATWSFLRQKKYVVLFRRTISTQTITRSLAIIVVSGILLFLAMFALMITEQAPFKVIIFETISAFATVGVSAGLTAHLSEPGKLIMIVVMIIGRIGPLTLAYMLARPEKTLVRYPDEPVFTG; translated from the coding sequence ATGATACCTAGAATTCACCAAAGCCGTGTTTATGCCCTAGGTGCCGAGAAAAAAGGGCAACAAGGAGGGGAGCCAAGGATCATAGTGGCGAGCTTTTTGATGATACTTTTTCCTGCAGCGATATTGCTCACCTTACCTGTTTTCTCTGTTTCAGGGTTATCTATGACCGATGCCTTGTTTACTGCCACTTCAGCCATCAGTGTTACGGGCTTAGGTGTGGTGGATACCGGTCAACATTTTACGTTAAGTGGGCAAATACTGTTGATGCTATTGATGCAGATTGGTGGTCTAGGGCAGATGACACTTTCGGCAGTGTTGCTGTATATGTTTGGCGTCCGCCTCTCATTACAGCAGCAAGCTCTCGCTAGAGAAGCATTAGGGCAAGACCGTAGGATAAACCTTAAAAAGCTGGTAAAGAAAATCATTATCTTTGCTTTGGCAGCAGAGTTTGTGGGTTTTTTAGTGTTGAGTTATCGCTGGGTACCGGATATGGGCTGGAGTAGTGGAATGTATTATGCGTTATTTCATTCCATCTCCGCGTTTAACAATGCTGGCTTCTCTTTGTTTTCAGATAGTATGGTTCATTTTGTTGGTGATCCTATTGTAATTAGTAGCTTAGCGGCCTTGTTTATTCTCGGCGGTTTAGGCTTTACTGTGGTGGGTGATGTTTCCATCAACTTACACCGTGGATTTAGGCATCTGCAATTGCATTCTAAAATTATGCTCATAGGTACGCCGATATTGTTGCTGGTGGGCACGGTTATGTTTTGGCTATTGGAAAGACAAAATATGGCGACGTTGGGGCATTTATCCACCTCACAGCAGTGGTTAGCGGCTTTTTTTCAATCCGCCACGGCTCGTACCGCCGGTTTTAATAGTATTGATCTTTCTGAACTGTCTTCGGCTGCCATGCTCTTTATGATGCTACTTATGTTGATTGGCGCAGGCTCTACATCAACAGGGGGAGGGATTAAAGTCTCCACGTTTGTGGTGGCAGCAATGGCAACATGGAGTTTTTTACGGCAGAAGAAATATGTGGTGCTGTTTCGCCGAACGATCAGTACGCAAACCATTACTCGCTCATTGGCCATTATTGTGGTGAGTGGTATTTTGTTATTTTTAGCTATGTTTGCCCTTATGATCACCGAACAAGCGCCATTTAAAGTGATTATTTTTGAAACGATCTCAGCGTTTGCTACTGTGGGGGTCAGTGCTGGCTTAACGGCACACTTATCAGAGCCAGGAAAGTTAATTATGATCGTGGTGATGATTATTGGGCGTATTGGTCCGCTGACTTTAGCTTATATGTTAGCAAGGCCAGAGAAGACTCTGGTTAGATACCCAGATGAACCAGTATTTACTGGATAG
- a CDS encoding potassium channel family protein, protein MKSAKKQYAVIGLGRFGLSVCQELSHAGAQVLAIDIDEERVKSAIAFSSDVIVANCTQEDTVAELKLDEYDMVMVAIGSNINASILTTLVLKEAHCKTVWVKANDKFHARILSKVGADRVIMPEKEMGIRIANQMIDRRVKDFHPLGSGLALTEVVISSAMQGQSLSQMALCREKGVTVIALKRGPEIISSPSFDKTLEMGDVIFIVGPEVELAQKLRSL, encoded by the coding sequence ATGAAATCTGCAAAAAAACAGTATGCAGTGATTGGTTTAGGACGTTTTGGCTTGTCTGTTTGCCAAGAGTTAAGCCATGCGGGCGCTCAAGTATTGGCCATTGATATTGATGAAGAGCGAGTTAAAAGTGCCATCGCATTTTCGAGCGACGTTATCGTAGCAAACTGCACACAAGAAGATACAGTGGCAGAGTTGAAGTTGGATGAATACGATATGGTGATGGTCGCCATAGGCAGCAATATTAACGCGAGTATTTTAACGACATTAGTGCTTAAAGAAGCCCATTGTAAAACCGTATGGGTAAAGGCTAACGATAAATTCCATGCGCGAATCTTAAGTAAAGTGGGTGCCGACCGCGTCATCATGCCAGAAAAAGAAATGGGGATTCGCATTGCCAATCAAATGATTGATCGACGAGTTAAAGACTTTCATCCGCTAGGCAGTGGTTTGGCTTTAACCGAAGTGGTCATTAGCTCCGCCATGCAGGGACAATCCTTATCGCAAATGGCTTTGTGCCGAGAAAAAGGAGTGACGGTCATTGCACTAAAAAGAGGCCCAGAGATCATATCGTCTCCTAGCTTTGATAAAACACTGGAGATGGGAGATGTCATTTTTATTGTTGGACCTGAGGTTGAGCTTGCTCAAAAATTACGCTCATTATGA
- a CDS encoding alpha/beta hydrolase translates to MLAPNFIHDGCIYKSHTFQAPLDHSNPQSPHISIFAREMTLAGDEHTTKPWLLFFQGGPGFPSPRAGGHSGWLNAALKRYRVLLLDQRGTGHSTVINHQTLAHLSAPEQAKYLSHFRADSIVRDAEIIRQAMGIKQWATLGQSYGGFCTLTYLSLFPSSLLQCYVTGGIPSIDAHIDDVYQATFKRTLQKNKAFFRQFPTAQQQCQKIANHLLNNEELLPNGQRFTVEQFQQIGINFGVSNTFLPTYYQLENAFINVNGKEQLRYEFLNAMLAEQAFQTHPIYAILHESIYCQGFSSQWSAHRVRQQHSHFNYQADKDFYFTGEMTFPWLFSQYTNLMPLAEAANILAQKDDWGPLYDAEILANNTVPLSCAVYADDMFVEMAFSCNTLNHIANSQAWITNEYEHDGLRADGERVLEKLFKMGDHTLATLDVTTNNEGSPS, encoded by the coding sequence ATGCTGGCACCAAATTTTATCCATGATGGCTGCATCTATAAAAGCCATACCTTTCAAGCACCACTGGACCATAGCAACCCGCAATCACCACACATCTCTATTTTCGCCAGAGAAATGACCCTTGCGGGGGATGAACACACCACTAAACCTTGGTTACTCTTTTTCCAAGGTGGTCCTGGATTCCCCTCACCAAGAGCAGGTGGTCACAGTGGGTGGCTTAATGCAGCATTAAAACGCTACCGCGTTCTATTATTAGATCAGCGCGGTACCGGTCACAGCACGGTGATTAATCACCAAACCCTAGCTCATTTGAGCGCCCCTGAACAAGCCAAGTATCTCAGTCACTTTCGCGCCGATAGCATAGTACGAGATGCGGAAATCATTCGCCAAGCCATGGGAATTAAGCAATGGGCAACGCTTGGACAAAGTTATGGCGGGTTTTGCACACTCACCTATTTATCGTTATTTCCAAGTAGCCTATTGCAATGCTATGTCACCGGCGGGATCCCTTCCATTGACGCCCATATTGATGATGTTTACCAAGCCACATTTAAGCGTACATTACAAAAAAACAAGGCGTTCTTTAGACAATTTCCTACGGCGCAACAACAGTGCCAAAAAATTGCTAATCACTTACTCAATAACGAAGAGTTACTCCCTAACGGGCAACGATTTACCGTAGAACAGTTCCAACAAATTGGTATTAACTTTGGGGTAAGCAATACTTTTTTACCTACTTACTATCAACTTGAAAATGCCTTTATTAACGTAAATGGCAAAGAGCAACTTCGTTATGAATTTCTTAACGCTATGCTGGCTGAGCAGGCATTTCAAACCCACCCTATCTATGCCATTTTGCATGAATCAATTTATTGCCAAGGTTTTTCATCTCAGTGGAGTGCCCATCGCGTGCGTCAGCAACACAGTCACTTTAATTATCAAGCAGACAAAGACTTTTATTTTACTGGCGAAATGACGTTTCCATGGCTATTTAGCCAATATACAAACCTTATGCCACTGGCAGAAGCGGCCAATATTTTAGCGCAAAAAGACGATTGGGGACCTTTATATGACGCAGAGATCTTAGCCAATAATACTGTCCCATTAAGTTGTGCGGTATACGCTGATGATATGTTTGTAGAAATGGCCTTTAGTTGTAATACATTAAATCATATTGCAAATTCTCAAGCTTGGATAACCAATGAATATGAGCATGACGGTCTACGGGCCGATGGTGAACGTGTCTTAGAAAAGCTATTTAAAATGGGGGATCACACCTTAGCAACACTCGATGTGACAACAAATAATGAGGGATCTCCGTCGTAA
- a CDS encoding TRAP transporter large permease: MDISIGFWLLCLFLLLIAFSIPIAVAIAMSSLVIMLSILPSNVAFMTAGQKIVTGIDSFSLLAIPFFILAGNIMNRGGIANRLVQFAKLLVGRFPGALSHVNVLANMLFGSVSGSAVAAAAAVGKTLEPELEKEGYDKSYSTAVNVASCPAGLLIPPSNSLIVFSVVSGGTSIAALFIAGYVPGILMGLSCMVVAYIIAKRKGYKSAPQSLTLREKLVITWRAVPSMGLVVVVIGGIIGGIFTATEGACIAVLYSFILSLCYRTLGSKELRMICVETAEITGIMLFLIGASTIMSWAMAFTGLPSMISEWMLSISDNPIAIFILMNIILLIVGMFMDLTPAVLIFTPIFMPIATQLGMHPVHFAMMMIFNLCIGIATPPVGTALFVGCSVSGARIESVIRSILPFCAVLIMTLLLITFVPAISLALPQAFGLIK, translated from the coding sequence ATGGATATTTCTATTGGATTTTGGCTGCTGTGCCTGTTTCTATTGTTAATTGCATTTAGCATTCCTATTGCGGTAGCCATCGCCATGTCTTCACTGGTGATCATGCTATCCATTCTGCCAAGCAATGTCGCTTTTATGACCGCAGGTCAGAAAATCGTCACCGGGATAGACAGTTTTAGTTTACTCGCCATCCCCTTCTTTATATTAGCTGGCAATATTATGAACCGTGGTGGCATCGCCAATCGGTTGGTTCAGTTTGCTAAATTATTAGTGGGACGTTTCCCAGGAGCCCTTTCTCATGTAAACGTACTGGCAAACATGCTGTTTGGTTCTGTATCAGGCTCAGCGGTAGCCGCCGCTGCAGCCGTAGGTAAAACCTTAGAGCCGGAGCTAGAAAAAGAAGGCTATGACAAGTCTTACTCCACTGCGGTTAACGTGGCTTCTTGCCCGGCAGGTTTGCTTATTCCACCTAGTAACTCATTGATTGTATTCTCTGTTGTAAGTGGTGGCACCTCCATTGCAGCCCTATTCATTGCCGGATACGTGCCGGGAATTTTAATGGGCCTTAGCTGTATGGTAGTGGCGTATATCATTGCCAAACGCAAGGGCTATAAAAGTGCACCACAATCACTGACTTTACGTGAAAAATTAGTCATCACTTGGCGCGCAGTCCCAAGTATGGGTTTAGTTGTCGTCGTTATTGGCGGCATCATTGGCGGTATCTTTACTGCAACGGAAGGGGCATGTATTGCGGTGCTGTACTCGTTTATCTTATCCCTTTGTTATCGAACGTTAGGTAGCAAAGAGTTGCGAATGATCTGTGTGGAAACCGCTGAAATTACCGGCATCATGCTGTTTTTAATTGGGGCGTCTACCATTATGTCTTGGGCTATGGCCTTTACTGGCCTACCAAGTATGATCAGTGAGTGGATGCTGTCGATTTCTGATAACCCTATCGCTATCTTTATCCTAATGAACATAATCTTATTGATTGTAGGCATGTTTATGGATTTAACCCCAGCGGTATTGATTTTCACCCCTATCTTCATGCCGATTGCCACTCAACTGGGTATGCATCCGGTGCACTTTGCCATGATGATGATTTTTAACTTGTGTATTGGTATTGCCACACCGCCGGTGGGTACAGCGCTATTTGTCGGTTGTAGTGTCAGTGGTGCCAGAATTGAGAGTGTTATCCGATCCATACTGCCATTTTGTGCAGTATTGATTATGACACTCCTTCTCATCACCTTTGTCCCAGCAATCAGCCTTGCATTACCACAAGCATTTGGATTGATTAAGTAA
- a CDS encoding 3'-5' exonuclease, whose amino-acid sequence MSCLANSVVVLDFETTGLSPNMGDRAIEIGAVKLVDGMVVDTFQQLMNPGFRVSAFIESYTGISNHMLSDAPSCQEVMGEFAQFIEGCNLVAHNASFDKRFLDAEFSAIGANYTGQFACSMLIARRLFQQAPTHKLGDLVRYTRIEHDGVFHRALADSEMTAKLWMVMLQELSQHGIHNPQFSFMQRLSKTSKNALRPLFDKYASR is encoded by the coding sequence ATGTCTTGCCTAGCAAATTCGGTTGTTGTTCTTGATTTTGAAACCACAGGTCTCTCACCCAATATGGGCGATAGAGCCATAGAGATAGGTGCGGTAAAGTTAGTTGACGGTATGGTTGTGGATACATTTCAGCAATTGATGAACCCAGGTTTTAGGGTGAGTGCTTTTATTGAAAGTTATACGGGTATTTCTAATCACATGCTCAGTGATGCACCAAGTTGCCAAGAGGTGATGGGGGAGTTTGCTCAGTTTATTGAAGGGTGCAATTTGGTGGCGCACAATGCGTCATTTGATAAGCGCTTTTTGGATGCAGAATTCTCCGCTATTGGTGCTAATTATACAGGGCAATTTGCCTGTTCTATGTTAATTGCACGGCGCTTATTTCAACAAGCCCCAACCCATAAGTTAGGTGATTTGGTGCGATATACGCGCATTGAACACGACGGTGTTTTTCACCGTGCATTAGCAGATTCAGAAATGACCGCTAAATTATGGATGGTGATGTTACAAGAGTTAAGTCAGCATGGCATCCATAACCCGCAATTTTCATTTATGCAGCGATTGTCTAAAACCAGTAAGAATGCGCTACGCCCCTTATTTGATAAATATGCCAGCCGTTAA
- a CDS encoding DMT family transporter produces MNHFSLSPIPVGVRFMLLSAVGFALMSACVKYISNYGIPVFEIVAARALVSLIISYIDVKRKRISVWGNNKSLLLLRGVVGTCALMCVYYAVTTLPLAEATILQYVHPISTALLGLLFLKERIQRSTMICIAFCLLGLLIMVQPGIADGAQHLPPFSIMIALCGAFGSSIAYIIVRKLSQTEDSSVIIFYFPLVALPVSSLLIWHDFVWPSAFITLILVLVGVFTQIGQYGLTRAMQTQDAGKASAYSYVQIVFSALLGVWVFNEIPSMWTYIGGSLIVTGALINVVGNRKRSDTNCTK; encoded by the coding sequence ATGAACCACTTTTCTTTGTCACCGATCCCTGTTGGGGTTCGTTTTATGCTTTTGTCTGCGGTCGGCTTTGCATTGATGTCGGCGTGTGTGAAATACATCAGCAATTATGGGATCCCCGTATTTGAAATTGTGGCAGCCAGAGCGCTGGTTTCTTTGATCATCAGTTATATCGATGTGAAACGTAAGCGAATCTCAGTGTGGGGCAATAATAAATCGCTGTTGTTGTTACGCGGTGTAGTAGGCACGTGTGCCTTGATGTGTGTCTATTATGCGGTGACGACTTTACCCTTAGCAGAAGCCACCATTTTGCAGTATGTTCACCCTATTTCAACAGCGCTATTGGGGCTACTGTTCCTTAAAGAGCGTATTCAGCGATCTACTATGATTTGCATTGCCTTTTGTTTGCTTGGTTTGCTGATTATGGTTCAGCCGGGCATAGCAGACGGCGCACAACACTTACCTCCTTTTAGTATCATGATTGCGTTATGCGGCGCTTTTGGTAGTTCTATCGCTTATATCATTGTGCGAAAACTTAGCCAAACAGAAGACAGCTCGGTCATTATTTTTTATTTCCCGCTGGTGGCGTTGCCGGTGTCCAGCTTACTTATTTGGCATGATTTTGTGTGGCCCAGTGCATTTATCACTTTGATTTTGGTTTTGGTTGGTGTTTTCACGCAAATAGGCCAATACGGATTAACTAGGGCGATGCAAACACAAGATGCTGGCAAAGCGTCGGCGTATTCTTATGTGCAGATTGTTTTTTCTGCATTGCTAGGAGTGTGGGTGTTCAATGAAATACCGTCTATGTGGACATATATTGGCGGTAGCTTAATTGTGACGGGTGCATTGATTAATGTGGTTGGTAATCGCAAACGCAGTGATACCAATTGTACTAAATAA